From the Nitrospirota bacterium genome, one window contains:
- a CDS encoding NAD(P)/FAD-dependent oxidoreductase, producing MSSDPNFAHSQVTERFNVIVIGAGAAGLMCALTAGQRGRRVLLLDHADRVGKKILISGGGRCNFTNLQVEPENYLSGNPHFCKSALSRFGPHDFIALVEKHGIPYHEKTLGQLFCNGKSTAIVTLLLEECRLGGVQIETNNFVEKIEQRNIAEKSHFTVKTNLGSYHTESLVIATGGLSIPKMGATDFGYRVAKQFGLAVRPCRPGLVSFTLNQRDLQETNGLSGTSADALVSCKEQAFRESILFTHKGLSGPAILQISNYWEPGDAITINLLPDFDLAEAIKKWQTERPKAELKNLIGERLTKRLAQQWLALSCENKPVKQYYQKEIEAISARFHQWRIIPSGTSGYPVAEVTKGGVDTDELSSKTFEAKHVKGLYFIGEVVDVTGWLGGYNFQWAWASGRCAGLFV from the coding sequence ATGTCTTCGGACCCTAATTTCGCCCATTCACAAGTTACGGAACGTTTTAATGTGATCGTCATCGGCGCCGGTGCCGCAGGGCTCATGTGCGCGTTGACCGCAGGCCAGAGGGGACGCCGCGTCCTCCTTTTAGATCACGCAGACCGTGTCGGAAAGAAAATCCTGATTTCCGGCGGGGGACGCTGTAACTTCACGAATCTTCAGGTCGAACCCGAAAATTATCTCTCCGGCAATCCTCATTTTTGCAAATCGGCCTTAAGCCGTTTCGGACCGCATGACTTTATCGCATTGGTTGAAAAACATGGCATCCCCTATCACGAAAAAACATTGGGACAGCTCTTCTGTAATGGAAAGTCAACCGCCATCGTCACCCTTCTGTTAGAGGAATGCCGGCTCGGCGGCGTTCAAATTGAGACAAACAATTTTGTTGAAAAAATTGAACAACGAAACATCGCAGAAAAAAGCCATTTTACCGTTAAAACCAACCTGGGGTCTTATCACACAGAATCATTGGTGATCGCCACAGGGGGATTATCCATCCCTAAAATGGGGGCGACCGATTTTGGATATCGGGTGGCGAAACAGTTTGGTCTCGCGGTACGGCCCTGCCGGCCTGGCCTGGTCTCCTTTACCCTGAATCAACGGGATTTGCAAGAGACGAATGGCCTGTCCGGAACTTCTGCGGATGCCCTGGTTTCCTGTAAAGAACAGGCCTTTCGAGAGTCGATTCTTTTCACACACAAAGGTTTAAGCGGCCCTGCCATTCTGCAAATTTCAAACTACTGGGAACCGGGCGATGCAATCACCATCAATCTTCTTCCCGATTTCGATCTAGCAGAAGCCATCAAGAAGTGGCAGACGGAACGGCCGAAAGCAGAACTCAAAAACCTGATCGGCGAGCGACTCACCAAACGTCTGGCCCAACAATGGCTGGCTTTATCGTGTGAAAATAAGCCTGTAAAACAATATTATCAAAAGGAAATTGAAGCAATCAGCGCGAGATTCCATCAATGGCGGATTATCCCTTCCGGAACAAGCGGTTATCCCGTCGCAGAAGTCACAAAAGGCGGGGTGGATACCGATGAACTGTCTTCAAAAACCTTCGAAGCAAAACATGTAAAAGGGCTCTATTTTATCGGAGAGGTGGTTGATGTAACGGGATGGTTGGGCGGTTATAATTTTCAATGGGCATGGGCGTCCGGGAGATGCGCCGGGCTATTTGTTTAA